In a single window of the Acyrthosiphon pisum isolate AL4f chromosome X, pea_aphid_22Mar2018_4r6ur, whole genome shotgun sequence genome:
- the LOC100569425 gene encoding FAD-linked sulfhydryl oxidase ALR, producing MEDCPLDKAQLGYHTWSLLHSMVAYYPDDPSHQQRKDMDNFFRLIGRLYPCETCARDFTLLLTSQPPETDSQQSLSNWLCRVHNHVNQKLGKPLFDCNLVNERWRDGWKDGSCQ from the exons atgGAAGACTGTCCATTGGATAAAGCACAATTAG GATATCATACCTGGAGTCTTCTTCACTCGATGGTGGCGTACTATCCAGATGATCCTTCTCACCAACAACGGAAAgatatggataatttttttagattaattgGCCGTCTTTATCCTTGTGAAACATGTGCACGAGATTTCACCCTGCT tttAACCAGTCAACCACCTGAAACAGATTCTCAACAATCCCTATCGAATTGGCTATGCCGTGTACATAACCACGTTAACCAAAAACTTGGTAAGCCATTATTTGATTGTAACCTGGTTAACGAGCGTTGGAGGGATGGGTGGAAGGACGGAAgctgtcaataa
- the LOC100569669 gene encoding uncharacterized protein LOC100569669 isoform X1, with protein sequence MHYPVGYNRSLMIVLLVAYFIRAGRCSPEDAELPTSDAAEVADKTAATADSTDSKTDPITDPATAATDQPPTVDDGKPSTFSKCKVELYKSLSTIGRGAGMFLKGFGQAALSVMGALFGAFNGLLSISATTGEKVASGVNLVNNAAGRIVLVRDVTGGAATLATNLATTNRLNSEFIIENRDKLFDSLDKRLDNYHPESEKFLIAPTTDEGGTDGKSTDTTAAAAAPPTNEGAQATTAEAAPATTPPVQS encoded by the coding sequence GCTGGTCGCTGCTCACCTGAAGATGCTGAGTTGCCGACTTCGGATGCGGCTGAAGTCGCTGACAAAACCGCCGCAACCGCAGACTCGACCGACTCAAAAACCGATCCAATCACCGATCcagccaccgccgccaccgatCAACCACCTACAGTCGATGACGGAAAACCATCGACGTTCTCCAAGTGCAAAGTGGAGCTGTACAAGTCGCTATCGACCATTGGCAGAGGCGCCGGTATGTTTCTGAAGGGTTTTGGACAGGCCGCATTAAGCGTGATGGGCGCCTTGTTCGGCGCGTTTAATGGCTTACTCTCGATAAGCGCGACCACGGGGGAAAAGGTGGCATCTGGCGTAAATTTAGTGAACAACGCTGCTGGCAGAATCGTACTGGTGCGCGACGTAACTGGTGGAGCGGCCACACTGGCCACCAACTTGGCCACTACAAACCGCCTAAACTCGGAATTTATAATCGAGAATCGTGATAAGCTATTTGATTCGTTGGACAAAAGACTGGACAACTACCATCCTGAGTCCGAGAAGTTCCTGATAGCACCCACCACTGACGAGGGTGGTACAGATGGCAAATCGACTGACACGACCGCCGCCGCTGCAGCACCACCAACTAATGAAGGCGCCCAAGCGACCACTGCTGAAGCTGCACCAGCGACGACACCTCCGGTCCAATCATAG